A DNA window from Tenuifilaceae bacterium CYCD contains the following coding sequences:
- the apbE gene encoding FAD:protein FMN transferase, which produces MGSRFEITPFATTNILVEASIDSAVAEIRRIESVISEWQTNSEISLVNKNAGIKPIKVSNELFGLVKRSKKVSDLTNGAFDISWAAARNLWKFDGSMKSLPEKATLDSLAKLINYNNIILNDSAQTIFLKNKGMAIGTGAIGKGYAANRAKIVMQKMGVANGIVIAGGDLITWGSPSEGKSWPIGIADPKDPNKSVAWFEIGEAAVVTSGDYEHFAVIDGKRYGHILDPRTCFPVEGLHSVTIICPDAEIADALATSVFVLGKEKGLSLVNQLKGVECVIIDLDGNFHSSKGINLNKYQVGQPQNENAFTIGNNRQKK; this is translated from the coding sequence ATGGGCTCTCGATTCGAAATCACACCATTTGCAACTACTAATATTTTAGTTGAAGCATCAATAGACTCTGCTGTTGCCGAAATAAGGCGAATTGAAAGTGTAATTTCTGAATGGCAAACCAATAGCGAAATTAGCCTTGTTAATAAAAATGCAGGCATTAAACCCATAAAAGTTTCAAACGAACTATTTGGATTGGTAAAACGCAGTAAAAAGGTCTCCGACCTTACCAATGGGGCATTCGACATTAGCTGGGCTGCAGCCCGCAACCTTTGGAAGTTTGATGGATCTATGAAATCGCTTCCTGAAAAAGCTACGCTGGATTCACTCGCAAAACTTATAAACTATAACAATATCATTCTCAATGATTCAGCCCAAACCATTTTTCTAAAAAACAAAGGAATGGCGATAGGTACAGGAGCCATTGGGAAAGGATATGCCGCCAACCGGGCTAAAATCGTTATGCAAAAGATGGGTGTTGCTAACGGAATTGTTATTGCTGGTGGCGATCTGATAACCTGGGGAAGTCCATCGGAAGGAAAGAGTTGGCCAATTGGCATTGCCGATCCTAAAGACCCCAACAAATCGGTTGCGTGGTTCGAAATTGGTGAAGCAGCGGTGGTTACATCGGGCGATTATGAGCACTTTGCTGTAATCGACGGAAAAAGATACGGACACATACTCGATCCTCGCACCTGTTTCCCTGTTGAAGGTTTGCACAGCGTAACAATTATTTGTCCTGATGCTGAGATTGCCGACGCTTTAGCCACCTCAGTTTTTGTTCTGGGCAAGGAGAAAGGCCTTTCGTTAGTAAATCAACTTAAAGGAGTTGAGTGCGTAATAATTGATTTGGATGGTAATTTTCACTCATCAAAAGGCATCAACTTGAATAAATATCAGGTTGGACAACCTCAGAATGAAAATGCTTTTACCATTGGAAATAATAGGCAGAAAAAGTAA